A DNA window from Thermococcus sp. 4557 contains the following coding sequences:
- a CDS encoding DNRLRE domain-containing protein — translation MPNVAFHAVSAATTTVQINPTDDAYVKDSAPDSNYGSYGSLYVGTYYRDHANERAYLKFDLSSIPDNAVIVSAVLRAYTYSGAYSTPVNISAYAVSDDSWTEDSITWNIKPSAGELLDKDLVDTDGRHWSTWNVTDFVKGEFSGDKVVSFVLISDVEDKVTESISYNSKESSHGKYPYLEVVYYVPEGPKYQPIREIRENWESGKQVVTSGIVIGTRSTGFFIQNGTEPNSGIYIYVGKSFTKDVKPGDIVQVNGTTAAYNGLYEIKNPTYKVVGTSELPEPVVINVANMSDAYQSMRVRLEWVRITEVDGSSITVADDTGTLVLYDYYEIMDVTQGKILKYVEGIGYKYKIIEVYPTDYELYIPSVGISHVARPDYAIKGVPMRFKITVVNNGEVADNVTVVLYANGAKVGNATHEIETGGSATYELSYLPVELGGLSIDIQVFAEDWGLVDERVYDYKVVPNPNVVAYGLTPYYERLYTKEMANVTPLYENFTRVVEELTSCGVDLGDLAPKVQWIEDSMEEIQRQYQLYDALKGLLVQQNPYRNSYYYPVMVHIRKAAMLGRDVTEEINDVLPKLQAVLAQVEPICHPPAPSNETETAPGNETGTIPETNTTPTTNVTIHVTRVLIDAAHGQYYINKVGVSYLVDKIENELGWEVEINQLPLTYDLLKEYDVVILTDPKDDFTPAEIESIKEYIENGGGLLITGEWYKYANVENFNEIVGDYGITFNPDELMDDDQNGGRPYYPFVGIYNKAHPVMKFVPDDWTMYYNGDTLTIGGTAVWLIKGYDTSYSVDADGNVVRIPGTNPVIAAAVDLGTGRIVAYGSSKALSDDYYQKYIKSSWPFIKGALLWLAHQE, via the coding sequence ATAGTCAGCGCAGTGCTGCGCGCTTATACCTACAGCGGGGCTTACTCAACCCCTGTTAACATAAGCGCCTATGCCGTTTCCGATGATTCCTGGACCGAGGACTCGATAACCTGGAACATCAAGCCCTCCGCAGGGGAGCTTCTCGATAAGGACCTCGTTGATACAGATGGGCGCCACTGGTCCACCTGGAACGTGACGGACTTCGTTAAGGGCGAATTCTCCGGAGACAAGGTCGTCAGCTTCGTCCTCATATCCGACGTTGAGGATAAGGTCACGGAGAGCATAAGCTACAACTCCAAGGAGAGCAGCCACGGGAAATATCCCTACCTTGAGGTGGTCTATTACGTCCCGGAGGGCCCGAAGTATCAGCCCATCAGGGAGATAAGGGAGAACTGGGAGAGCGGCAAGCAGGTCGTCACCAGCGGAATAGTCATAGGCACCCGCAGCACCGGCTTCTTCATCCAGAACGGCACCGAGCCGAACAGCGGAATTTACATATACGTGGGTAAGTCATTCACGAAAGACGTTAAGCCCGGAGATATCGTTCAGGTTAACGGGACGACCGCCGCATACAACGGACTCTACGAGATAAAGAACCCCACCTACAAGGTGGTTGGGACCTCCGAGCTCCCGGAGCCAGTTGTGATTAATGTGGCCAACATGAGCGACGCATACCAGAGCATGCGCGTCAGGCTGGAGTGGGTCAGGATTACCGAGGTTGATGGGAGCAGCATCACCGTCGCTGACGACACCGGAACGCTGGTTCTCTACGACTACTATGAAATAATGGACGTCACCCAGGGTAAAATTCTGAAATACGTTGAGGGAATCGGCTACAAATACAAGATTATCGAGGTTTATCCAACGGACTACGAACTCTACATCCCGTCCGTTGGCATCTCGCACGTGGCCAGGCCGGACTACGCCATCAAGGGCGTCCCGATGAGGTTCAAGATCACGGTCGTCAACAACGGGGAAGTGGCGGACAACGTAACTGTGGTTCTCTACGCCAACGGGGCCAAGGTGGGGAATGCCACACACGAGATAGAGACCGGCGGAAGCGCAACCTACGAACTTTCATACCTTCCGGTGGAGCTGGGAGGGCTTTCAATTGACATACAGGTCTTTGCGGAGGACTGGGGCCTGGTTGATGAAAGGGTTTACGACTACAAGGTCGTTCCGAACCCCAACGTCGTTGCATACGGCCTCACCCCGTACTACGAGAGGCTCTACACCAAGGAGATGGCAAACGTAACCCCCCTGTACGAAAACTTCACCAGGGTCGTTGAAGAGCTCACTTCCTGCGGTGTGGACCTCGGCGATCTCGCCCCTAAGGTTCAGTGGATAGAGGACAGCATGGAGGAGATACAGAGGCAGTACCAGCTCTACGATGCTCTCAAGGGCCTCCTCGTCCAGCAGAACCCGTACAGGAACTCGTACTACTACCCTGTGATGGTCCACATAAGGAAGGCCGCGATGCTCGGCAGGGACGTGACCGAGGAGATCAACGATGTCCTTCCAAAGCTCCAGGCGGTGCTGGCCCAGGTCGAGCCCATCTGCCACCCGCCGGCCCCCTCAAACGAAACCGAAACGGCTCCGGGCAACGAGACTGGAACCATCCCTGAAACCAACACCACCCCCACAACCAACGTCACCATCCACGTGACCCGCGTTCTCATCGACGCCGCCCACGGACAGTACTACATCAACAAGGTCGGCGTCAGCTACCTCGTGGACAAGATAGAGAACGAGCTCGGCTGGGAAGTGGAGATAAACCAGCTCCCGCTCACATACGACCTCCTCAAGGAGTACGACGTTGTGATACTCACCGACCCGAAGGATGACTTCACCCCCGCCGAGATTGAGAGCATCAAAGAGTACATCGAGAACGGCGGAGGTCTGTTAATAACTGGCGAATGGTACAAGTACGCCAACGTCGAGAACTTCAACGAGATAGTCGGTGACTACGGGATAACATTCAACCCGGACGAGCTCATGGACGACGACCAGAACGGCGGCAGGCCCTACTACCCGTTCGTCGGGATATACAACAAGGCACACCCAGTCATGAAGTTCGTGCCCGACGACTGGACGATGTACTACAACGGCGACACCCTCACAATAGGCGGCACCGCGGTGTGGCTCATCAAAGGCTACGACACCAGCTACTCAGTCGATGCCGATGGAAACGTCGTCAGGATACCTGGCACCAACCCAGTTATAGCGGCTGCCGTTGATCTCGGCACCGGCAGAATAGTCGCCTACGGCTCAAGCAAGGCCCTCAGCGACGACTACTACCAGAAATACATCAAGAGCAGCTGGCCCTTCATCAAAGGTGCCCTCCTCTGGCTGGCTCACCAGGAGTGA